In a single window of the Manis pentadactyla isolate mManPen7 chromosome 14, mManPen7.hap1, whole genome shotgun sequence genome:
- the NANOG gene encoding homeobox protein NANOG isoform X2, whose product MSVDPTPPQGLPCPEASNSGDPSPVPEIYEPEENYASLQMSSAETPHVEMVSPLPFSVDLPVQHSPDSSTSPRVEFLPTPVEKSPVSKEDKVQVKKQKIRTVFSQTQLCVLNDRFQRQKYLSLQQMQELSNILNLSYKQVKTWFQNQRMKCKRWQKNNWPKNSDSMAQGYLVNASGNLAMWSNQTWNNPTWSNHSWNSQTWCPQGWNGQAWSNQAWNNQYHSFEESLQPQIQFQQNSVSDLEATLETAGESHNVIQQTTKYFSTQQIIDLFPNYSMNLQPEDV is encoded by the exons ATGAGTGTGGACCCAACTCCTCCCCAGGGCTTGCCTTGTCCCGAGGCATCCAATTCAGGGGACCCTTCTCCAGTGCCCGAGATTTATGAGCCTGAAGAAAATTATGCATCCTTGCAAATGTCATCTGCTGAGACACCCCACGTGGAGATGG tctctcctctccctttctccGTGGATCTGCCGGTTCAGCACAGCCCTGATTCTTCCACCAGTCCCAGAGTGGAATTCCTACCCACTCCTGTGGAGAAAAGCCCAGTGAGCAAGGAAGACAAAGTCCAGGTCAAAAAGCAGAAGATCAGAACCGTGTTCTCTCAGACACAGCTATGTGTACTCAATGATAGATTTCAGAGACAGAAATACCTCAGCCTCCAGCAGATGCAAGAACTTTCCAACATCCTGAACCTTAGCTACAAACAG GTTAAGACCTGGTTCCAGAACCAGAGAATGAAATGTAAGAGGTGGCAGAAAAACAACTGGCCAAAGAATAGCGATAGCATGGCCCAG GGATACCTGGTGAATGCTTCTGGAAACCTTGCCATGTGGAGCAACCAGACCTGGAATAACCCCACTTGGAGCAACCATTCCTGGAACAGCCAGACCTGGTGCCCACAAGGCTGGAATGGCCAGGCTTGGAGCAACCAGGCCTGGAACAATCAGTACCACAGCTTTGAAGAATCCTTGCAGCCCCAGATCCAGTTCCAGCAAAATTCTGTCAGTGATTTGGAGGCCACTTTGGAAACTGCTGGGGAAAGCCATAATGTAATACAGCAAACCACTAAGTATTTTAGCACCCAGCAGATCATAGATCTATTCCCAAATTACTCCATGAACCTACAGCCTGAAGATGTGTGA
- the NANOG gene encoding homeobox protein NANOG isoform X1 gives MSVDPTPPQGLPCPEASNSGDPSPVPEIYEPEENYASLQMSSAETPHVEMVSPLPFSVDLPVQHSPDSSTSPRVEFLPTPVEKSPVSKEDKVQVKKQKIRTVFSQTQLCVLNDRFQRQKYLSLQQMQELSNILNLSYKQVKTWFQNQRMKCKRWQKNNWPKNSDSMAQNGSATVEYPGVYSYHQGYLVNASGNLAMWSNQTWNNPTWSNHSWNSQTWCPQGWNGQAWSNQAWNNQYHSFEESLQPQIQFQQNSVSDLEATLETAGESHNVIQQTTKYFSTQQIIDLFPNYSMNLQPEDV, from the exons ATGAGTGTGGACCCAACTCCTCCCCAGGGCTTGCCTTGTCCCGAGGCATCCAATTCAGGGGACCCTTCTCCAGTGCCCGAGATTTATGAGCCTGAAGAAAATTATGCATCCTTGCAAATGTCATCTGCTGAGACACCCCACGTGGAGATGG tctctcctctccctttctccGTGGATCTGCCGGTTCAGCACAGCCCTGATTCTTCCACCAGTCCCAGAGTGGAATTCCTACCCACTCCTGTGGAGAAAAGCCCAGTGAGCAAGGAAGACAAAGTCCAGGTCAAAAAGCAGAAGATCAGAACCGTGTTCTCTCAGACACAGCTATGTGTACTCAATGATAGATTTCAGAGACAGAAATACCTCAGCCTCCAGCAGATGCAAGAACTTTCCAACATCCTGAACCTTAGCTACAAACAG GTTAAGACCTGGTTCCAGAACCAGAGAATGAAATGTAAGAGGTGGCAGAAAAACAACTGGCCAAAGAATAGCGATAGCATGGCCCAG AACGGCTCAGCAACTGTAGAATATCCAGGCGTCTATTCCTACCACCAGGGATACCTGGTGAATGCTTCTGGAAACCTTGCCATGTGGAGCAACCAGACCTGGAATAACCCCACTTGGAGCAACCATTCCTGGAACAGCCAGACCTGGTGCCCACAAGGCTGGAATGGCCAGGCTTGGAGCAACCAGGCCTGGAACAATCAGTACCACAGCTTTGAAGAATCCTTGCAGCCCCAGATCCAGTTCCAGCAAAATTCTGTCAGTGATTTGGAGGCCACTTTGGAAACTGCTGGGGAAAGCCATAATGTAATACAGCAAACCACTAAGTATTTTAGCACCCAGCAGATCATAGATCTATTCCCAAATTACTCCATGAACCTACAGCCTGAAGATGTGTGA